In Nitrospira sp., a single genomic region encodes these proteins:
- a CDS encoding M12 family metallo-peptidase: MAPTLVPTQVRRLCGLLLSGLLFFTAALGTTGLAESDGSIPALAPTPLFTTAPPQRSAPLAQASTPRKARGRWVRDQRSVNITADALRALNPISPAHHTEFTIDLFSAGTQLADLSPGNDPQRTLHHHTWTGRLTQDRDSDVTLVMKGAAVAGTIRKGRTIYEIKPSADGTHDVTEIDSELLPSDHHPVPVSPDESAAGDVATGLAAPILPFAAAADSSTLIDVLAVYTTTAKNANGGQNGIEALIALGISLANTAFTNSQINTQFRLVHTAEIAYPESGNYNTDLSRLRNATDGFLDDAHTLRNTHKADLVTLIADNIGDACGVAYVMSSVSPSFASSAFSVVEDACISGYTLAHELGHNMGSMHDRAEGGTGAYPYSFGHKEAGKFRTIMAYPCSPSCPRINHFSNPNVSYQGSWVTGVDHNTSPATSADNARAFTNALSTVANFRNSGDTTAPPAPANFRIISP; the protein is encoded by the coding sequence ATGGCGCCCACACTGGTCCCCACACAAGTCCGTCGTCTGTGCGGACTTCTCTTGTCAGGCCTTCTCTTTTTCACCGCGGCGCTTGGAACAACTGGTCTCGCAGAAAGCGACGGATCGATTCCGGCTCTGGCCCCGACCCCGCTATTCACAACGGCCCCTCCGCAGCGGTCCGCACCGTTGGCCCAGGCAAGCACCCCGCGCAAAGCCAGGGGACGCTGGGTTCGGGATCAGCGTTCCGTCAACATCACCGCAGACGCGCTCCGTGCCCTCAATCCAATCAGTCCGGCACACCACACCGAATTCACGATCGACCTTTTTTCAGCCGGCACACAACTAGCCGATCTCAGCCCGGGAAACGACCCGCAACGAACGCTCCACCACCACACATGGACGGGACGGCTGACGCAGGATCGGGACAGCGATGTCACGCTTGTCATGAAGGGCGCGGCTGTCGCGGGAACGATCCGAAAGGGGCGCACAATCTATGAGATCAAGCCCAGCGCTGACGGCACTCATGATGTGACAGAAATCGACAGCGAGTTGCTTCCCAGCGACCACCATCCGGTCCCCGTGAGTCCTGACGAATCGGCAGCAGGAGATGTGGCTACCGGCCTGGCTGCGCCCATACTTCCCTTCGCCGCAGCCGCAGATAGCAGCACATTGATCGATGTCCTGGCGGTCTACACCACCACCGCGAAGAACGCGAATGGTGGACAAAACGGCATTGAAGCCCTGATTGCCCTCGGCATTTCTCTAGCGAACACCGCCTTCACCAACAGTCAGATCAACACCCAATTTCGACTCGTTCATACCGCCGAAATCGCGTATCCCGAATCCGGCAACTACAACACGGATTTGAGTCGCCTGCGAAATGCGACGGATGGATTCCTGGATGACGCGCATACGCTGCGGAACACCCACAAGGCGGATCTGGTCACGCTGATTGCAGACAACATCGGAGATGCCTGCGGAGTCGCCTACGTCATGAGTTCTGTCAGCCCCAGCTTTGCAAGTTCGGCGTTCAGTGTGGTCGAAGATGCCTGCATCTCCGGCTACACTCTCGCCCATGAGCTCGGCCACAATATGGGGTCTATGCATGATCGGGCCGAGGGAGGGACCGGCGCCTACCCCTACTCCTTCGGGCACAAAGAAGCAGGCAAGTTTCGGACGATCATGGCCTATCCCTGCAGTCCCTCCTGTCCGCGTATCAATCATTTCTCAAACCCCAATGTCAGCTATCAAGGAAGCTGGGTCACCGGCGTAGACCACAACACGAGCCCTGCCACCTCGGCGGACAACGCCAGAGCCTTTACCAATGCCTTGAGCACCGTGGCGAATTTCCGCAACAGCGGCGATACGACCGCTCCCCCGGCCCCCGCCAATTTCCGGATCATCAGCCCGTAG